ATGTTTTCGATCTCGGCACCTATATCACAGCACAGGAAGTGGTGGACAACGTCATCGAAACGGAATGCTCTGTGGTGGCCATCAGCACATATAACGGCATCGCGCTTTCGTTCGGCAGGGAACTGATGCGACAGCTCCAGGAAGCCGGATGTCATCCGTTCTGCATTTTTGGCGGGCTGCTCAACGAAAACCGCAATGGCGGCCTGCTGGCAGAAGATGTCAGCGAAGAATTGCGTACCCTCGGCATCAACTGTGACAATGACATGGAAAAGATCGTTCCTGCCATCCTCCGGCATTTCAGCAAGGAGAGCGGCGATGCGCACTAATGCTTATGCCGTGCTCGTCGATTTTGGCAGCACCTATACGAAGGTCGTGGTAGCGGATCTGCGCCAGGGCGATATCGTGCTGACCTGGCGGGAGCCTTCGACGGTGGCGACGGATGCCACGGTGGCCTTGACACGCTGTTTTGCAAAATGCCGTGATACCATAGGGGGAGCGGCATTCGAGGCGGCACGGAAGCTGGCTTCCTCCAGTGCCGCCGGAGGCTTACGCATGGGGGTCGTGGGCCTGTCCCGCTCCCTGAGCACAACGGCCGGACGCAATGCGGCCTTCGGCGCGGGGGCGAAAATCCTTGGGACTTTCTGTGGACACCTGACAAAGGAGGACGTGGCGGCCCTGTCCTCCCTGCCCCTGGAGATCGTGCTTTTTTGTGGCGGCTATGATGGCGGGGGAGTGCGGACCCTGCGCCATAATGCCGAGATGCTGGCGTCAAGCCGGCTGCATATCCCCTTTGTCTATGCAGGGAATACCGCAGCTGCGGCAGACGTGCGCAGTATTTTTGGCGCGGCACACAAGGAGATTTTTGTTTCACATAATATCACGCCCTGCGTTGGCGGCATGAATTCTGCGCCGGTGGCAGCCGTTATCCGGGACCTTTTTCTGCACCGTATCATCAATATGAAAGGTCTGGAAAAAGTCGTGCCCCTGCTGGACCGTGTTGTCATGCCGACCCCTGCGGCAGTTCTGGCCGCAGGAAAACTCCTGGCCCAGGGCACAAATGCCGTCCCCGGCATGGGCCCCCTCATGATCGTGGATATCGGCGGGGCAACGACAGACATCCATTCCTTCATTCAGCAGGAAGCCTGCCAGGGTGCCAGGATCGTGGGGGCGCCAGAGGAATTTGCCCGCCGTACGGTGGAAGGGGACCTGGGGATGCGCGAGTCTTCCGGCAGCCTGCGGCAGGAAATGGGGCCAGGTGTCCTGGAAGCCGACGCCGGGGTATCCGTTGAGGAAACCAACACCATCCTGGCCCGCTGGGAACGGGAACGTGCCAGCTTGGCGGAAAGTCCGGCAGAACGCCGCATCGACGATGCTCTGGCCCGGGGGGCTGTACGCATATCCGCCCGGCGGCATGCGGGGCGTGTCGAGCGTGTGCTTGCCGCAGGCGTTGAGCGTATCCAGCGCGGGAAAAATATCCAGGGCGTCACACGGATCATAGGGACTGGGGGCGTCCTGGTGTCACATGCCGCTCCCGGAGGCCTGCTGGCGGGGGCCTGCCGTACCCCTGATGAAACCGATGTGCTGCTGCCGGAGCAGGCAGAATATCTGGTCGACAGCGAGTACGCCTTTTATGCCGCTGGTCTGCTGAGCACGGAATATGAAGACACCGCCTTGCGTCTCATGCATCGCAGCCTGCGCTCCGCGGAACACGGCGAATGCTGCTGAAAAATGTCTATATTAAAAATTTTATTTAAAAAATCATCTTGACAAAATAATTTATTTTTTAAAAAATAAATATTATTTTTAAAAATAAATTTTTTTTTACGTCCACCAGTGGCGAGGGTACCCAAACTTCCCATGGAATGAATCTGAAAGGAGACTAGCATGCCGAAGTTCAGCAAGAAGGTTGCCATCATCGGGCTTGACTGCGCGCAGCCACAGCTCATGCTGGACATGATCAAGGACGGCTATCTGCCGAACATGAAGAAGATCATTGACAACGGCTTTTTCGCAGATGACTGCCTGTGTCCGTTACCCACCATCACGCCGCCCAACTGGACGACCATCGCCACCGGCGCGTATCCCGGGACCCACGGCGTAACGGACTTTCATTACCAGATTCCAGACACAAATCCCGAAAATGCCAATACCCGCCAGGCATGGGACAGCAGCCTCGTCAAGGTAGAGACCCTGTGGGATGCCGCCGCCCGCGCCGGCAAGAAGAGCGTTGTGCTCACCTTTCCCGTATCCTGGCCGCCCAAGAACGAGAATGTGACCATGTACGGCGGCTGCGGCATGGTGCCCGGCGAAATGCGCTACGGGCTGCCGTTCGAAGAGATCGAATTCGCCCTGTGTCAGGACTTTGTCGTCAGCACCGATTATCTTCCCTTCTCCGTCCGGGGACGTTTCGAGGATGCGGAAGATTGGCTGAATGCCCCTGACCTCGGGGAAGATCCTCTCGAAATGAAATTCGATGTGCCGTTTTTTGATGCACTGATCGAACCCCGGCAGACGACGTGGTACGTCCTCGTCACCAAGTCCCCGGGCTCGGATGCCTATGACACGGTGACGCTCTCTCCCGACAAGGACTATTCGCATGCCTTTGTCACCGTCAAGAAGGGGGAATGGAGCCCCAAGTTCTTCCCCGTCATTGAAATGGCCGACGGCAAGCAGTATGAGACCTTCACCCGGGTCAAGCCTTTCATCCTTTCCGAAGATGCCGACGAGTTTTGCCTGGTGGTCGGCGCTCTGGTGCCTACGCAGTGTCCCTTCACCACTTCACCGGAGACCTTCGCCAAGGTGGCGCACAGCGGACGGGGCACCGTGCACCGTGGCGGCGGCATCTACCTGTATCTGAGAGAAGTCATCGATGTGGACACCTGGCTCGAAATGACGGAAAGCCTGAGCACCTTCCTGGCGGAAATGGCGGAAGAGGAACTGGCCCGCGATGACTGGTCGGTGTTCGCCATGCACTCGCATCCCATCGACTGGTTCTATCATGTCTTCAATGATCCCTTTACCAGTGAAGATCCCGAGATCCGTGCCGCCACCTGGGAGATTCACCGCAAGCTCTACTCCATCGAGGATGCGCTGATAGGCCGTGTCATGAACGCCTGCAGCAAGGATACGCTCATCGCGGTGGTGTCCGACCACGGCTGCACGCCTGATGGACCGCCATTCAGCCCTCTCCGTCCCCTGGAAGAAGCGGGCCTGTGCCATACGTATATCGCCGAGGAATCCGGCCCCAAGGGCGAACTTGCCGAATACGAAAAGCGCTGCATGGGCTTTGGCAACTCCAGGGTGGACTTCAGCCGCTCTCTCTGCTCGCCTTCCCGGGGGCTCTATGTCTACGTCAACCTCAAGGGGCGTGACCCGGAGGGTATCGTGGAGCCCGAAGACTATGAGAAGGTCCAGCGCCAGATCATCGACGCGCTGCTGACCTATGTCGATCCCGCAACGGGCAAGCGCCCCGTTGCCATGGCCGTTACCCGTGACGACGCCCGGCTCATCGGCCTGTACGGTGATGACGTGGGGGATGTCGTCTATGCCATCTATCCCGAGTTCGGAGCGCAGCACGGTCCTATCCTGCCCACAGCGCACTTTGGATACGGGCGTCTGAATTCGCTGCTGGCACTCATGGGCAAAGGTATCAAAAA
This is a stretch of genomic DNA from Desulfovibrio piger. It encodes these proteins:
- a CDS encoding glutamate mutase L, translated to MRTNAYAVLVDFGSTYTKVVVADLRQGDIVLTWREPSTVATDATVALTRCFAKCRDTIGGAAFEAARKLASSSAAGGLRMGVVGLSRSLSTTAGRNAAFGAGAKILGTFCGHLTKEDVAALSSLPLEIVLFCGGYDGGGVRTLRHNAEMLASSRLHIPFVYAGNTAAAADVRSIFGAAHKEIFVSHNITPCVGGMNSAPVAAVIRDLFLHRIINMKGLEKVVPLLDRVVMPTPAAVLAAGKLLAQGTNAVPGMGPLMIVDIGGATTDIHSFIQQEACQGARIVGAPEEFARRTVEGDLGMRESSGSLRQEMGPGVLEADAGVSVEETNTILARWERERASLAESPAERRIDDALARGAVRISARRHAGRVERVLAAGVERIQRGKNIQGVTRIIGTGGVLVSHAAPGGLLAGACRTPDETDVLLPEQAEYLVDSEYAFYAAGLLSTEYEDTALRLMHRSLRSAEHGECC
- a CDS encoding alkaline phosphatase family protein — its product is MPKFSKKVAIIGLDCAQPQLMLDMIKDGYLPNMKKIIDNGFFADDCLCPLPTITPPNWTTIATGAYPGTHGVTDFHYQIPDTNPENANTRQAWDSSLVKVETLWDAAARAGKKSVVLTFPVSWPPKNENVTMYGGCGMVPGEMRYGLPFEEIEFALCQDFVVSTDYLPFSVRGRFEDAEDWLNAPDLGEDPLEMKFDVPFFDALIEPRQTTWYVLVTKSPGSDAYDTVTLSPDKDYSHAFVTVKKGEWSPKFFPVIEMADGKQYETFTRVKPFILSEDADEFCLVVGALVPTQCPFTTSPETFAKVAHSGRGTVHRGGGIYLYLREVIDVDTWLEMTESLSTFLAEMAEEELARDDWSVFAMHSHPIDWFYHVFNDPFTSEDPEIRAATWEIHRKLYSIEDALIGRVMNACSKDTLIAVVSDHGCTPDGPPFSPLRPLEEAGLCHTYIAEESGPKGELAEYEKRCMGFGNSRVDFSRSLCSPSRGLYVYVNLKGRDPEGIVEPEDYEKVQRQIIDALLTYVDPATGKRPVAMAVTRDDARLIGLYGDDVGDVVYAIYPEFGAQHGPILPTAHFGYGRLNSLLALMGKGIKKGSRLKKPCHLVDLIPTVCYVTGLPVPNGAEGAVLYGALEDPEAPFHQIERLEKSLDKLENALNKEKRPIWEHHDCI